A stretch of Onychomys torridus chromosome 2, mOncTor1.1, whole genome shotgun sequence DNA encodes these proteins:
- the Gpr157 gene encoding G-protein coupled receptor 157 gives MPSPAPPTELLPWERAVVLLSCVLSALGSGLLVATHALWPDLRSRARRLLLFLSLTDLLSAASYFYGVLQDFAGSSWDCVLQGALSTFANTSSFFWTVAIAFYLYLSIVRAARGPSTDHLLWAFHLISWGVPLAITVAAVSLKKIGYDASDVSVGWCWINLEAEDRVLWMLLTGKLWEMLAYVLLPLLYLLVRKHINRAHQALSEYRPIWEGRQLQRGSSAMADKKLILIPLIFICLRVWSTVRFVLTLCGSPAVQSPVLVVLHGIGNTFQGGANCIMFVLCTRAVRTRLLSLCCCRCYPQPSTQSPPGAPAPRGMTESQDSGLIPKVPST, from the exons ATGCCCTCACCCGCGCCTCCCACCGAGCTGCTGCCGTGGGAGCGCGCCGTGGTGCTGTTGTCGTGCGTGCTGTCAGCGCTGGGCTCGGGCCTCCTGGTGGCCACGCACGCCCTGTGGCCTGACCTGCGTAGCCGGGCGCGGCGCCTGCTACTCTTCCTGTCGCTAACGGACCTGCTCTCGGCTGCCTCGTACTTCTACGGGGTGCTGCAGGACTTTGCGGGCTCTTCGTGGGACTGCGTGCTTCAGGGCGCGCTCTCTACTTTCGCCAACACCAGCTCCTTCTTCTGGACCGTGGCCATCGCCTTCTACCTGTACCTCAGCATCGTCCGAGCTGCGCGCGGGCCCAGCACGGACCACCTTCTCTGGGCCTTTCACCTCATCAG CTGGGGTGTCCCACTGGCCATCACAGTGGCTGCTGTCTCTCTAAAGAAGATAGGCTACGATGCTTCAGATGTGTCCGTGGGCTGGTGCTGGATCAACCTGGAGGCTGAGGACCGTGTCCTGTGGATGCTACTGACCGGGAAGCTGTGGGAGATGCTGGCTTATGTCTTACTGCCTCTGCTTTACCTTCTGGTCAGGAAACACATCAACAGAGCG CACCAGGCGCTCTCGGAGTACCGGCCCATCTGGGAGGGGCGCCAGCTGCAGCGGGGCTCCTCCGCCATGGCTGATAAGAAACTGATCCTGATTCCCCTCATATTCATCTGCCTCCGGGTCTGGAGCACCGTGCGCTTCGTCCTGACCCTCTGTGGCTCCCCAGCAGTGCAGTCTCCAGTGCTGGTtgttctgcat GGCATCGGGAACACCTTCCAGGGAGGGGCCAACTGCATCATGTTCGTCCTCTGCACCCGCGCAGTCCGCACAAGGCTCCTCTCCCTCTGCTGCTGCCGCTGTTATCCTCAGCCCTCCACCCAGAGCCCCCCAGGAGCCCCTGCTCCCCGCGGGATGACAGAATCTCAGGACTCCGGACTGATCCCAAAAGTCCCCAGCACTTGA